AACGACTGGTGCAGCGAGGCCGACGGCAGCCTGGACCTGGAACGCGCCCGGGCCATGATGCGCGCCTATCACGCCGTGCGCCCGCTCAAGCCCATCGAGCGCGGCGCCTGGCCGGTGATGCTGCGCGCCGCGGCGCTGCGCTTCTGGCTGTCGCGCCTGCACGACCTGCACTTCCCGCGCCCGGGCGAGATCACGCACACCAAGGACCCGAACGTGTTCCGCGAGATCCTCAGGCAGCGCATTGCCCACGAGACTGAACTGCAGCTCAACTGGGTCTAGCACCGTGCAGCACCGTCTCGACGCCCGCCGCCTGCTCTGCCCGATGCCCGTGATCCGCACGCAGGACCGCATCCGCGAACTCGCGCCGGGCGACACCCTGGCGGTGACCTGCACCGATCCGGGCGTCAAGCAGGACATCCCCGCCTGGTGCCGCATCAACGGCCACCGGGTGCTCGCCATCCACGAGGCCGACGACGAGATCGTGATCGACATCGAGGTCGGCGCGGCCGACTGAGCGCGGCCGGAGGACACCATGGCACATCACCACCCTCACCACGCCG
The Chromatiales bacterium genome window above contains:
- a CDS encoding sulfurtransferase TusA family protein, giving the protein MPVIRTQDRIRELAPGDTLAVTCTDPGVKQDIPAWCRINGHRVLAIHEADDEIVIDIEVGAAD